The nucleotide sequence TACCGACCCGACCTGTCGCTGTCCGAACTCGAAGACATTCTGCGACTCGGCGCCACCGATCTCGTTGATCCCTTCGACGCCGGCGACACCTTGATCGGATTTGATTCGCTGTCGGGGTGGGGATATCTCAACATAGCGGGGTCATATAATCTCCTCGATGAGGGCGGCATCGCGATCGTCGACCCGGGGCCCAGGACTCGTCATGTCGGTCCGGTCGCCATCCGGATCGCATCGGTGGCCGGTTATCTTGGAGGCTGGCGCCTCGATTATTCGGTCGGTATCGGATCAATCGATTGGCAACCACTGGATTCCGGATCATTCCTTCCCCCCGACTCCGTTGCACACGTCTTTGAAAGCGCGCAGGTCTCCGGGTTCATAAACATGCGACTCACCGACGACAACGGCAGACAATCGATTGCTACCTTCATTTACAGCGGCTTCAACAACCTTGCTATCGACAGCCCCGTCAATGGAGCCGAGCTTCAGTATGCCGTCCCGATCATTGGTTCCGCATTCGGCCCGGACTATGACTCGCTCCGCGTGGAATACGAGACTCTGTCCCAGCCACCGACCGCGCTCTTTTCAACCTCCGCTGAATTCTTTGACAGCCTATTGTTCACGTGGAACCTTTCCGGAATTGAGGCCGGCGACTACACGGTGATTGTTCGAGGATTCTTCGGGCCGGAAGAATCGTCCGACAGCGTCGGAATAACTATCCTGAACTCCTTCGCTTCCGGCTGGCCACAGCAGCTGCCGGGCCGGGCCGCTCAAAGTCCGGTATGCGCCGACCTCGATCGCGACGGCCTGCTGGAAATCGTCGTGGCATCCTCGTACGGCTTGCTGGTTTACCACAGCGATGGCACGGTGATGGACGGCTTCCCCGTCCTGCCCGGCGTTGATCTCCGATGTGTTCCCGCAATCTATGACGTCAATCACGATGGATACGACGATATCATCTGCACCAGCGGCGACGGCCTGCATGTGTTTGACAGGACCGGGGCCTACGTAGACGGCTGGCCGCGAGACTGCGTGACGGGACAGCTCACGTTCGGGTTCCCAACGCCGTCGGTCGTACGACTGGGCGGGGCCGTGCCTGACAGCGCAATCGCTTTTATCAACAATCAAGGACGAATACTCGCATACGATTTCGAGGGTAATTCCCATTTCTACTCGATGAACGGGTGGTTCGCAGACTTCGGTCCAAGCCCGAGCGTCTCGTTTTTCTATGGTGGCAATTCGGTGGTGTCTCACGACCTCAACGGCGATAATTTGCCGGAGGTGGTGGCGACCTACTCCAATTCCCTCCCCCATGCCGGAAACGCCGTGTTTGATGCCCGGACCGGCCAGACCGCATGGGATTTGGTGAGCCCATTGACGATGGACGCCAACGTCGTCTACGGCTCGATCATGGCCGACCTGAACGGCGACGACCTTCCGGAAATCATCACCACCGGCTATCGCGATAATTCATCCCGTACGATCTGGGCCAAAACGCTCGGTGTCGTGGATCTTCCCGGGTGGCCGATCACCATACCTGAACTCGGCGGGTGGCTGGGGAACATCCCGACTGTCGCCGATCTCGACATGGACGGTACCCCCGAGGTCCTGTGCACGTTTTTCGAGTTTGACATTGCGGGTCTTTATATCTTCAGTGCTGACGGCACGCCATATTCGCAGTTGAGCGGACGACCGTACGGCGAAGCGTTCTACTTCCCATCGACACTGGGTCCGCCGATCGTCGCCGATCTGCTTGGCGACGAAGCCCCTGAGGTCGTCATGAGAGGGGGCTACATCCTTCCGGGCACCGGCAATGAGAAGCTCATAATCGTGGATAATCGTGGTGAGCTCGTGCCCGGCTGGCCCATTGACACTCCTAATCGCCCGAGCACGGTGTTCTCCACGGCGTATGCACCGTATGTCGAGGACCTCGATGGCGATGGGTTGGTGGAACTGGTGATGTTCGGCGACGACAATCAGGTGTATGTCTGGGACTTCACGTCGTCGTCTCGGAACGGTGCAAACCGAGGGCGACTGTATGTTGATGCCGTGAATTCCGGAGTCCTGGGCATCAACGATATCCCTACCGATGCTTCAGACAATCCGCCGTCGGTTCCTTTGACGTTTGAACTTTCTCAGAACTACCCGAATCCGTTCAATCCGTCCACCATAATCGAGTTTGAACTCCCCGCACGAGCGGAAACGAAAG is from Candidatus Zixiibacteriota bacterium and encodes:
- a CDS encoding S8 family serine peptidase gives rise to the protein MTWRTTTVIHSVLAVLAALAFAADSAGQPTARTGPVPGRFIVKLQPRVNAATVAASLDNQTLFQRVVAEMPLAAVPAAPEVDRYYIYASPDSTLRAIDVIAAVGADRVAHVEPDYYLELFEFPADSLFSNQWGLYNYGQPYLGIDRLPGIGDDTLAVKSGLVGKDIHLAPFYLSPPGDSSSIIVGVIDSGTDLLHPELSGRLWRNPGEIPGNGLDDDHNGLVDDTLGYDMSGDEATIVDIVPDNDPTDEHGHGTHIAGIIAANNDGRGVVGIAPWVKILPVKILPNATSAVGAAAIIYAVNAGAKVLNLSWGSPYESLLLEEAITYARLNGVMVVAAAGNSGRREFYYPANTPGSFTVGAGNSRGLVTYFSTYGEHLDLIAPGEDILSLRAAGTDMYAEQGEPGVRIIGSDSRYYLSDGTSMAAPVVVGAAALLWSYRPDLSLSELEDILRLGATDLVDPFDAGDTLIGFDSLSGWGYLNIAGSYNLLDEGGIAIVDPGPRTRHVGPVAIRIASVAGYLGGWRLDYSVGIGSIDWQPLDSGSFLPPDSVAHVFESAQVSGFINMRLTDDNGRQSIATFIYSGFNNLAIDSPVNGAELQYAVPIIGSAFGPDYDSLRVEYETLSQPPTALFSTSAEFFDSLLFTWNLSGIEAGDYTVIVRGFFGPEESSDSVGITILNSFASGWPQQLPGRAAQSPVCADLDRDGLLEIVVASSYGLLVYHSDGTVMDGFPVLPGVDLRCVPAIYDVNHDGYDDIICTSGDGLHVFDRTGAYVDGWPRDCVTGQLTFGFPTPSVVRLGGAVPDSAIAFINNQGRILAYDFEGNSHFYSMNGWFADFGPSPSVSFFYGGNSVVSHDLNGDNLPEVVATYSNSLPHAGNAVFDARTGQTAWDLVSPLTMDANVVYGSIMADLNGDDLPEIITTGYRDNSSRTIWAKTLGVVDLPGWPITIPELGGWLGNIPTVADLDMDGTPEVLCTFFEFDIAGLYIFSADGTPYSQLSGRPYGEAFYFPSTLGPPIVADLLGDEAPEVVMRGGYILPGTGNEKLIIVDNRGELVPGWPIDTPNRPSTVFSTAYAPYVEDLDGDGLVELVMFGDDNQVYVWDFTSSSRNGANRGRLYVDAVNSGVLGINDIPTDASDNPPSVPLTFELSQNYPNPFNPSTIIEFELPARAETKVEVFNILGQRLLTLVDETLSAGRHAVLFDGSGYASGVYLYRLKAGELEMTRKMVLVK